A portion of the Bacillus sp. es.034 genome contains these proteins:
- a CDS encoding GPR1/FUN34/YaaH family transporter, giving the protein MNHTQTTQRVQITTADPSALGLFGLAMVTLVASSAKLGWTDGVSFVLPWAIFLGGIAQLMASFGDAKHNNTFGMTAFGAFGLFWLGVGTSWLISFGVFGEAAAAAIDPSQLGIAYIGYLIFSIFMTVGAMETHKVLFIIFVLIDFLFIGLSLSTLGIAPEATHKLAAISELFIALFSFYGSAASVLNTHFGKETLPVGKPFGIFK; this is encoded by the coding sequence ATGAATCACACACAAACCACTCAACGGGTTCAGATCACGACAGCTGATCCATCTGCCCTTGGACTTTTCGGACTGGCCATGGTCACCCTTGTAGCTTCTTCTGCAAAACTCGGATGGACTGACGGCGTATCTTTCGTCCTGCCTTGGGCGATTTTCCTCGGAGGCATTGCTCAATTGATGGCAAGCTTTGGAGATGCAAAGCACAATAATACATTTGGTATGACCGCATTCGGAGCGTTCGGATTATTCTGGCTGGGGGTCGGGACGTCCTGGTTGATTTCATTCGGGGTATTCGGAGAAGCCGCTGCTGCTGCCATTGATCCAAGTCAGCTCGGCATTGCATATATCGGCTATCTGATATTCAGTATCTTCATGACTGTTGGTGCCATGGAGACTCATAAGGTCTTATTCATCATTTTTGTCCTGATCGATTTCTTATTTATCGGCCTTTCCCTGTCTACATTGGGAATCGCTCCTGAGGCAACGCATAAATTAGCAGCAATCTCCGAACTGTTCATTGCCCTTTTCAGCTTTTACGGTTCAGCTGCAAGTGTATTGAATACCCACTTCGGGAAAGAAACGCTTCCTGTTGGAAAGCCATTCGGGATTTTTAAATAA
- a CDS encoding ferritin family protein — translation MNPYQFYRQFKPFYLDGYSRTPGNQWLESHLQKAINGEYSAIICYEKLAKMAPTEDERQRILEIRKDEKRHLKSFTDIYRNLTGMEASPQLQEGCPNSYKKGLDFSFRDEQDTVDFYHSVSDGVQDPFIKETFRRAAFDEQNHAVWFLYYAMQSKGSRRASRQVDYGAKGALAASLLSVPQMLNYAMQDEYLAQARYNRILENFGNVRTFLQVKEAELRHITALQTLFQRYGLPLPEDQSQLYTTTPDSLKSAYAAGVQGEIDNIAMYDRFLTFDLPQDVRVVFTQLRNASQNHLAAFERGLAR, via the coding sequence ATGAACCCATATCAATTTTACCGTCAATTTAAACCTTTTTATCTTGATGGCTATTCCCGGACACCAGGGAATCAATGGTTGGAGTCACATCTCCAAAAAGCCATTAATGGTGAATATAGCGCCATTATTTGTTATGAAAAGCTTGCGAAAATGGCCCCTACAGAGGATGAAAGACAACGGATCCTTGAAATTCGCAAGGACGAAAAAAGGCATTTGAAGTCATTCACTGATATCTATAGAAATTTGACAGGGATGGAGGCGAGTCCTCAATTACAGGAGGGGTGTCCTAACTCGTATAAAAAGGGATTGGATTTTTCTTTTCGGGATGAGCAGGATACGGTGGATTTTTATCATAGCGTTTCAGATGGGGTACAGGATCCCTTTATTAAAGAGACGTTTCGTCGTGCAGCTTTTGATGAACAGAATCACGCCGTATGGTTTTTATATTATGCCATGCAGAGTAAAGGAAGCAGGCGAGCATCAAGACAAGTGGACTACGGGGCAAAAGGAGCACTTGCTGCCTCTCTCCTTTCAGTTCCCCAGATGCTCAATTATGCCATGCAGGATGAATACCTTGCCCAGGCACGATACAATCGGATCTTAGAGAATTTCGGGAATGTCCGCACTTTTTTACAGGTCAAAGAAGCAGAGTTGCGCCATATTACCGCATTGCAGACTTTGTTCCAACGCTACGGATTGCCGCTTCCTGAAGATCAATCCCAATTGTACACAACCACACCGGATTCACTAAAAAGTGCCTATGCAGCAGGGGTTCAAGGGGAGATTGATAATATCGCTATGTATGATCGGTTCTTGACATTTGATCTGCCTCAGGATGTGAGGGTCGTCTTCACACAATTGAGAAATGCTTCACAGAATCATTTAGCTGCATTTGAGAGAGGATTAGCAAGATAA
- a CDS encoding pentapeptide repeat-containing protein — protein MGTVKIEKANIEDAFILIRFERCDFHGCKFDNCNLNHAEISSSDVTGMKINGISVEDLMEAYESLQGKRKD, from the coding sequence ATGGGCACTGTTAAAATAGAAAAGGCTAATATTGAAGATGCTTTCATCCTTATCAGGTTCGAACGCTGCGACTTTCATGGGTGTAAGTTTGATAACTGCAATTTGAACCATGCTGAAATTTCAAGCAGTGATGTAACCGGTATGAAGATCAATGGTATATCAGTGGAAGATCTTATGGAAGCATACGAATCATTACAGGGTAAAAGGAAAGATTAA
- a CDS encoding serine hydrolase: protein MNELHNMIKEHAETEHFSGTVLVKRDSESLLESAFGFADRSEGRKNTIHTRFGIASGCKLFTAVAICQLIEKGEISYHSPIKEYFEGTFPHFDERVTIHHLLTHTSGIPDYFDEEVMDDFEELWKQTPTYLMRKGEDFLPLFQNGHMKFSPGERFHYNNAGYIILGLMIEKLSGMTVQEYINKHIFEPANMNTSGYFRLDRLPENTAYGYIDEPGRSWRTNMYSIPIQGGADGGAYVSGPDMLSFWEALLKNKLLDEESTRLISEPHVRVKEGVNYGYGMWLNLPHKHHVMGYDPGVNFHSAYYPEENIKTVILSNGSSGAFTVMKLIESYFNR from the coding sequence ATGAATGAACTACATAACATGATAAAAGAACATGCAGAAACGGAGCATTTTTCTGGAACGGTTTTGGTAAAGCGGGACAGTGAGAGTCTCTTAGAATCGGCATTTGGATTTGCCGATCGCAGCGAAGGAAGAAAGAATACTATACATACACGATTTGGAATTGCATCGGGGTGTAAATTGTTTACTGCTGTAGCCATCTGTCAACTTATAGAAAAGGGAGAAATTTCATACCATTCGCCCATAAAAGAATATTTTGAAGGCACATTCCCACATTTTGATGAGAGAGTGACCATCCATCATTTACTTACCCATACCTCTGGAATTCCTGATTATTTTGATGAGGAAGTGATGGATGATTTTGAAGAGTTGTGGAAGCAAACGCCAACATACTTAATGAGAAAAGGGGAAGATTTTCTGCCCCTCTTTCAAAATGGCCATATGAAATTTTCTCCGGGTGAAAGGTTTCATTATAACAATGCCGGATACATCATTCTGGGATTGATGATCGAGAAGCTTTCAGGAATGACCGTGCAAGAGTACATCAATAAACATATCTTTGAACCGGCGAATATGAACACATCTGGGTATTTTCGTCTGGATCGATTACCTGAGAATACGGCTTACGGGTACATTGATGAGCCTGGCCGCTCATGGAGAACCAATATGTATTCCATTCCCATACAGGGTGGGGCGGACGGAGGGGCATATGTCTCGGGTCCTGATATGCTTTCATTCTGGGAGGCTCTTTTAAAAAATAAGCTCCTTGATGAAGAGAGTACAAGGCTTATTTCAGAACCCCATGTTAGAGTCAAAGAAGGGGTGAACTATGGGTATGGAATGTGGTTGAATCTACCTCATAAGCATCACGTGATGGGTTATGACCCAGGGGTAAATTTTCATTCTGCCTATTATCCAGAAGAGAATATCAAGACAGTCATTCTCTCAAACGGGAGTTCAGGTGCTTTCACAGTTATGAAATTGATAGAAAGCTATTTCAATAGATAA
- the tyrS gene encoding tyrosine--tRNA ligase, whose amino-acid sequence MEHKWESLSKVQQLEVERQLLQYANGVHEIVPEAELKHKLVKSISTGHPLKIKLGLDPTAPDVHIGHTVVLNKLRQFQENGHIVQLIIGDFTGKIGDPTGKSVARKQLTDEEVKRNAQTYFEQFGKVLDKEKVELHYNSSWLSSLNLEDVIHLSSKITVARLIERNDFSKRLSEKKPISLHELFYPLMQGYDSVALESDVELGGTDQQFNVLMGRHLQEHYNQEKQVVILLPLLEGLDGVDKMSKSKHNYIGIDEDPNQMFGKTMSIPDELITKYFNLITDLSVEEKERLAIEVKSGILHPRDAKILLGKTIVRMYHGNEAAEQAEKQFKEVFQKGALPEDIPEEEWTGEENISVVDLLVALHMQSSKSEARRMILNGGIRINSEKVLDVQSNVEIKDGMVLQVGKRKFVRIRVQNER is encoded by the coding sequence ATGGAACACAAATGGGAATCTCTTTCAAAAGTTCAGCAGCTCGAAGTCGAAAGGCAGCTCCTGCAATATGCAAATGGAGTGCATGAAATTGTTCCAGAAGCAGAGTTGAAACACAAATTGGTGAAATCAATCTCCACTGGCCATCCTTTGAAAATCAAGCTGGGGCTGGATCCGACTGCTCCAGACGTTCATATCGGACATACTGTGGTATTGAATAAATTAAGACAGTTTCAGGAAAACGGTCATATCGTCCAGCTGATTATCGGGGATTTCACGGGTAAAATCGGTGACCCGACAGGGAAGTCTGTTGCAAGGAAGCAGCTGACGGATGAAGAAGTGAAAAGAAATGCACAGACATATTTTGAACAATTCGGAAAGGTCCTGGATAAGGAAAAAGTGGAGCTTCACTACAATTCAAGCTGGCTATCATCCTTGAACCTTGAAGATGTGATTCACTTATCTTCAAAGATCACAGTCGCGCGATTGATCGAGCGAAACGATTTCTCCAAACGGTTATCAGAAAAGAAACCGATTTCACTTCACGAACTGTTCTACCCTTTGATGCAGGGTTATGATTCCGTCGCCCTTGAAAGTGATGTGGAACTTGGGGGTACGGATCAGCAGTTCAATGTCCTGATGGGGAGACATCTTCAGGAGCATTACAACCAGGAAAAGCAAGTGGTCATTTTATTGCCATTACTTGAAGGGCTTGACGGTGTTGATAAGATGTCAAAATCGAAACATAATTACATCGGGATTGATGAAGATCCCAATCAAATGTTTGGGAAGACGATGTCCATACCTGATGAGCTGATAACAAAATACTTCAATTTGATCACCGATTTATCTGTAGAAGAAAAAGAGAGGTTAGCCATTGAAGTAAAGAGTGGTATCCTTCACCCGAGGGATGCCAAAATCCTTCTAGGAAAAACGATTGTCAGGATGTATCACGGAAATGAGGCAGCGGAACAGGCAGAGAAACAGTTCAAGGAGGTCTTCCAAAAGGGGGCACTTCCTGAAGATATTCCTGAGGAGGAATGGACGGGAGAAGAGAATATTTCGGTAGTCGATCTCCTTGTAGCGTTACACATGCAAAGCTCTAAAAGTGAGGCACGCCGGATGATCCTAAATGGAGGCATCAGAATCAATTCAGAAAAGGTTCTGGATGTGCAGTCGAACGTGGAGATTAAAGATGGAATGGTTTTGCAGGTAGGGAAGAGAAAGTTCGTACGGATAAGAGTGCAAAACGAAAGATAA
- a CDS encoding O-methyltransferase, whose translation MSTDTWTKVDQYYASKLQKPDSIMESVLKENSEAGLPAIDVSPNQGKFLSLLAQLKGAKSILEIGTLGGYSTIWLARALPEEGRLVTLEFSETHAKVASRNIRYAGVEDKVEIKVGAALDTLPSLEGTFDFIFIDADKQNNANYLKWALQLAQHGAVIITDNVVRGGRVIDENSEDESVQGVRSFAEMLSQEDRIDSTVVQTVGSKGYDGFVMGIVK comes from the coding sequence GTGTCAACAGATACTTGGACCAAAGTCGATCAATATTATGCTAGTAAACTACAAAAACCGGATTCCATTATGGAGTCTGTCCTGAAAGAAAATAGTGAAGCCGGACTTCCTGCAATCGATGTATCTCCGAATCAGGGGAAGTTCCTTTCCTTACTCGCCCAGCTTAAAGGGGCAAAAAGCATTCTGGAAATAGGGACCCTGGGTGGGTACAGCACGATTTGGCTTGCCAGGGCCCTGCCCGAAGAAGGACGTCTGGTCACCCTTGAGTTCAGTGAAACACATGCAAAGGTTGCCTCACGAAATATTCGCTATGCCGGGGTAGAAGATAAGGTGGAAATCAAAGTGGGTGCGGCGCTTGATACACTGCCTTCTCTCGAAGGGACATTTGATTTCATTTTCATAGACGCCGATAAACAAAACAATGCCAATTATTTAAAGTGGGCACTTCAACTGGCCCAGCATGGGGCGGTCATCATTACAGATAATGTGGTTCGTGGAGGAAGGGTGATTGACGAAAACAGTGAAGATGAAAGCGTTCAAGGTGTCAGGTCATTTGCCGAGATGTTGTCTCAAGAAGACAGGATCGATTCAACAGTCGTTCAAACAGTCGGCTCGAAGGGTTACGATGGGTTTGTAATGGGGATTGTGAAATAA
- a CDS encoding ribonuclease J — METNEQGLTIFALGGLNEIGKNMYVLKYGDDIVIIDCGGKFPDESLLGIDLIIPDVSFLEKNKDKIRGLIVTHGHEDHIGGIPYLLKKINIPIYATHFTLGLIELKLEEHKLIRDTKLVTIDSESSIKLGSIDVSFFKVSHSIPDCLGIVFHTPEGKIVHTGDFKFDLTPVNHQYADIHKMARIGDDGVLVLLSESTNAERPGFTPSEQMVGNHMDEAFFKARGKIFVSTFASNVNRVQQVVDSSIKTNRKLALLGRSMINVVSVAMDRGYLTVPEGMLIEPGEIDALPPEKVTILCTGSQGEAMAALGRLSTGNFRGVSIYPGDTVILAASPIPGNEKDVSRIIDNLFQLGAHVIYGSGSTTGMHVSGHGYQEDLKLMLTLMKPTYFIPIHGEYRMLYHHRLLAESVGVEKGNTFIIKNGEAVDIKNSIARQTRSHPAGDTYVDGLSVGDIGSIVLRDRKQLSEDGMLIIVVTLNKSDHTILSGPDTISRGFVFVRDSEELLKDINNLVKKVVDDLTEANIRDWKEMKQAIKKDVGQFLFKHLRRKPVLLPIIIEI; from the coding sequence TTGGAAACAAATGAACAGGGTTTGACTATTTTCGCACTGGGTGGACTGAATGAAATCGGAAAAAACATGTATGTATTAAAATATGGTGATGATATTGTCATCATTGACTGCGGGGGAAAATTCCCCGATGAAAGTCTCTTAGGAATCGATTTAATTATTCCTGACGTTTCCTTTCTTGAGAAAAATAAAGACAAAATCCGGGGTCTCATTGTCACGCATGGGCATGAGGATCATATCGGCGGGATTCCCTATCTCCTCAAAAAAATCAACATCCCTATTTATGCTACTCATTTTACATTGGGATTAATCGAATTAAAGTTAGAAGAGCATAAACTCATCCGGGATACGAAACTTGTAACGATTGATTCTGAGAGTTCAATCAAATTGGGATCCATCGATGTCTCTTTCTTTAAGGTCAGTCACAGCATACCCGATTGTCTGGGGATTGTCTTTCATACACCAGAAGGGAAAATTGTACACACAGGCGACTTTAAATTTGATCTAACTCCTGTCAATCACCAATATGCAGATATTCATAAGATGGCGCGGATTGGCGATGACGGTGTCCTGGTACTGCTTTCTGAAAGCACGAATGCAGAACGGCCCGGGTTTACGCCTTCCGAACAAATGGTAGGTAACCATATGGATGAAGCATTCTTTAAAGCGCGAGGCAAGATCTTTGTCTCCACTTTTGCTTCCAATGTGAATCGTGTACAGCAAGTGGTGGACTCTTCCATCAAGACGAACCGGAAGCTGGCACTATTAGGTCGCAGCATGATTAATGTAGTGTCTGTCGCGATGGACCGTGGGTATTTGACGGTTCCTGAGGGAATGCTGATTGAACCAGGTGAAATCGATGCACTACCTCCAGAGAAAGTAACCATTTTATGTACTGGGAGTCAAGGGGAAGCTATGGCTGCCCTCGGCCGATTATCGACAGGCAACTTCCGCGGCGTATCCATTTATCCCGGGGATACGGTCATCCTTGCAGCTTCACCGATACCTGGTAACGAAAAAGACGTATCCCGCATCATTGATAACCTCTTTCAACTGGGTGCCCACGTCATTTATGGAAGTGGAAGTACTACAGGAATGCATGTTTCAGGACATGGTTATCAGGAAGACTTAAAACTCATGCTGACGTTGATGAAACCGACTTACTTCATCCCCATTCACGGGGAATATCGAATGCTTTACCATCATCGTTTACTTGCAGAATCGGTGGGTGTGGAGAAAGGGAACACGTTTATCATTAAAAACGGGGAAGCCGTTGATATTAAGAATTCTATCGCTCGTCAAACTCGATCTCACCCAGCCGGTGATACCTATGTGGACGGCTTGAGTGTCGGGGATATTGGCTCCATTGTCCTACGAGATCGCAAGCAGCTTTCAGAGGATGGTATGCTGATTATCGTCGTCACCCTCAATAAATCAGATCATACCATTCTTTCCGGTCCCGACACGATTTCAAGAGGATTTGTATTTGTTCGTGATTCAGAAGAACTCCTTAAAGATATTAATAATTTAGTAAAAAAAGTAGTCGATGATTTGACCGAAGCGAATATCCGGGACTGGAAAGAAATGAAACAAGCAATCAAAAAAGACGTTGGTCAATTTTTATTCAAGCATTTAAGAAGAAAGCCTGTTCTACTGCCGATTATTATTGAAATTTAG
- a CDS encoding putative quinol monooxygenase codes for MIIIHAEFQINPVKEQAFLEEIRPLVASSRAEEGNISYDLMKDTERESVYTMVEVWKDPSAVESHNSSEHFTSFVGRAPEYLAAPLDVKIYEGNKIEK; via the coding sequence ATGATTATTATACATGCAGAATTTCAGATCAACCCAGTGAAAGAACAGGCATTCTTAGAAGAGATCCGCCCACTTGTCGCTTCATCCAGAGCAGAAGAGGGCAATATTTCTTATGATTTAATGAAGGATACAGAGAGAGAAAGTGTCTATACAATGGTAGAGGTATGGAAAGATCCATCTGCTGTTGAAAGTCATAATTCCAGCGAACATTTCACATCATTCGTTGGAAGGGCACCTGAGTATTTAGCGGCTCCTTTAGATGTGAAGATATATGAGGGAAATAAAATAGAAAAATAA
- a CDS encoding nitroreductase family protein, with translation MNTTKINDFNEIVTGRRSIRNYDPSVKISKEEMTEILTEATLAPSSVNLQPWRFVVIDSEEGKETLAPLAKFNQTQVKTSSAVIAVFVDMNSLDYADEIYNKAVEEGLMPAEVRDRQLPAIKGLLETMPKDQFREMNLIDAGLVSMQLMLAARAHGYDTNPIGGYEKDQIAEAYGMDKERYYPVMLISIGKAADAGYKSVRLPIESIAEWK, from the coding sequence ATGAATACAACAAAAATCAATGATTTCAATGAAATTGTCACAGGTCGACGTTCCATCCGAAACTATGACCCATCCGTAAAAATCAGCAAAGAAGAAATGACTGAAATTCTTACAGAGGCAACACTAGCACCGTCTTCTGTTAACCTGCAGCCCTGGCGTTTTGTTGTAATCGACAGTGAAGAAGGAAAAGAAACCCTTGCACCACTTGCCAAATTCAATCAAACACAGGTGAAAACATCCTCTGCAGTCATCGCTGTATTTGTTGATATGAACAGCCTTGATTATGCAGATGAAATTTACAACAAAGCTGTCGAAGAAGGACTAATGCCTGCTGAAGTAAGAGACAGACAGCTTCCAGCCATTAAAGGTTTACTTGAAACGATGCCTAAAGATCAGTTCAGGGAAATGAATCTTATTGATGCAGGTTTAGTTTCAATGCAATTGATGCTTGCTGCACGTGCCCACGGATATGATACCAATCCGATAGGTGGATATGAAAAAGATCAAATTGCTGAAGCATATGGCATGGACAAAGAACGTTATTATCCTGTCATGCTGATTTCAATCGGGAAAGCTGCCGATGCGGGGTACAAATCAGTCAGATTACCAATCGAATCCATTGCAGAATGGAAATAA
- a CDS encoding MarR family transcriptional regulator — protein MSNSCREEEKIIVQLNDIYKQMSPKFERCTGISQSRLDLLHRLFEVEEISQTALQREVNIDSAAVTRHLKQLEGKGMVSRRKNPADNRFTYVQLTEEGRMKIEAYREEKEIFISKVFKTFTEEERSILTGMLNRIQDNVQDIEY, from the coding sequence TTGTCCAACTCGTGCCGTGAAGAAGAGAAGATCATTGTTCAACTCAATGATATATATAAACAAATGAGTCCTAAATTTGAGCGCTGTACAGGTATCAGTCAATCGCGCCTGGACCTATTGCACAGACTGTTTGAAGTGGAAGAAATCAGTCAGACTGCACTTCAGCGGGAAGTGAATATTGACAGCGCCGCTGTTACCAGGCACCTGAAACAGCTTGAAGGAAAAGGAATGGTTTCCCGTCGCAAGAATCCTGCGGACAACCGTTTTACTTATGTTCAACTGACAGAAGAAGGAAGAATGAAAATTGAAGCTTACAGGGAAGAGAAAGAGATTTTCATCTCGAAAGTCTTCAAGACATTCACGGAAGAAGAACGTTCGATTTTAACGGGAATGCTGAATCGAATTCAGGATAATGTACAAGACATCGAATACTAA
- a CDS encoding HAD-IIB family hydrolase, translating to MKFVFDLDGTICFKGKPISTNIVQCLLELNSNGHEVIFASARPIRDMLPVLDKELHSFPLIGGNGSLLYHRGRVIQATSFHEKDLKRIHDLIHHYEATYLIDSEWDYAYTGAADHPILDFLDPDNLAQQLPVTSLNSIVKILLLSATNLQGLIDELQALDIVINIHTNENVVDLSPSNIHKWSALSRFGVDEEDFIVFGNDANDISMFRKARHAVMIGYHEGLSSLADEQIPLTGDYEGQIIWKLRELEFAYSKNSVETK from the coding sequence ATGAAATTTGTATTTGACTTAGATGGAACGATTTGCTTTAAAGGGAAGCCAATTTCAACAAACATTGTCCAATGTTTATTGGAGCTGAATTCAAATGGCCACGAAGTAATTTTTGCATCCGCCAGACCAATTCGGGATATGCTCCCTGTCCTGGATAAAGAATTGCATTCTTTTCCTTTGATCGGTGGGAACGGCTCTCTTCTTTATCATAGAGGAAGAGTGATTCAAGCAACTTCTTTTCATGAAAAAGACCTTAAGAGGATCCATGACCTCATCCATCATTATGAGGCAACTTATTTAATCGATAGCGAGTGGGATTACGCATATACAGGTGCTGCCGATCATCCAATCCTTGATTTCCTTGATCCTGACAACCTTGCCCAGCAGCTTCCAGTGACTTCACTGAATTCAATTGTGAAGATATTATTGTTATCAGCAACTAACTTACAGGGTTTAATTGATGAATTGCAAGCCTTGGATATCGTTATCAACATACATACGAATGAAAACGTAGTGGATTTAAGCCCCTCTAATATTCATAAATGGAGCGCACTTTCGAGATTTGGAGTGGATGAAGAAGACTTTATTGTTTTTGGTAATGATGCCAATGACATCAGTATGTTCCGAAAAGCAAGGCATGCTGTCATGATAGGGTACCACGAAGGACTTTCGAGCTTGGCTGATGAACAAATCCCTCTTACAGGTGATTATGAAGGGCAAATCATTTGGAAGTTGAGAGAATTGGAATTTGCATATAGTAAAAACAGTGTAGAAACGAAGTAA
- a CDS encoding DinB family protein — protein MLELFSYNWQVRDDWFEWCRGVNSAELNKERTGGMGSILKNLFHLADCEQIWMNQLQGKHPMEKDIHAITTLDEVIAFSELTRQQTESFLSLWTPAYEKKEFNLTSKSGKTYTFTYKKVMQHVVTHEIHHIGQLSVWARKIGEKPVSSDYIFR, from the coding sequence ATGTTAGAACTTTTTTCTTATAACTGGCAAGTGAGAGATGATTGGTTTGAATGGTGTAGAGGAGTGAACTCTGCGGAACTGAATAAAGAGCGGACAGGCGGGATGGGGAGCATTCTAAAAAATCTTTTCCATTTAGCAGATTGTGAACAGATATGGATGAATCAATTGCAGGGGAAACACCCTATGGAAAAAGATATCCATGCCATTACAACACTGGATGAAGTCATCGCATTTTCCGAATTGACACGGCAGCAAACCGAAAGCTTTCTATCTTTATGGACACCAGCCTATGAAAAGAAAGAATTCAATTTGACCTCCAAGTCAGGTAAAACATATACCTTTACATACAAAAAGGTGATGCAGCATGTCGTGACCCATGAGATTCACCATATTGGTCAATTATCAGTGTGGGCAAGGAAGATCGGTGAAAAGCCTGTGTCGAGTGATTATATTTTTAGATAA
- a CDS encoding NAD(FAD)-utilizing dehydrogenase, whose translation MQSNHHDITIIGAGVSSIFLAYTLMNHNEHVSIHMIDLGKELSERTCGLDEGGICTCEGVCSKYIGFAGLGKSEGKFNYTNDFGGELGRKIGQQNTLDLMREVDNILCEFGGDSIYSYSTKNKKLSSRGSDAGLKVLSTEVRHLGTRLASEIFQKMYEVLKNHVTFSFETRVEFISKKGETFHLESTNGQFTTEKLVIGTGMSGSKWLKEQTASLGLFPGKTRLDMGIRVEMKGDQLQSILQDTFETKLQIERDSFSATTYCMNPQGRIIRKHQHGLVMPDGQNAREEDTPSANLNFSLFVPRYFQSHDEAMKYAGDIIGGINQGRGRIVVQRLKDFNLHRRTESLEGNVIGPSLDAECGNVREEVPELYGMALTQFLGSLETLIGEPIHPDTLLYGLDAKFHEPKLPTDENFETDISNLFLIGDCSGETHSLSQASASGIYVGNYLGISFQ comes from the coding sequence ATGCAATCGAATCACCATGACATCACCATCATCGGAGCAGGAGTAAGCAGTATTTTTCTTGCTTATACCTTGATGAACCATAATGAACATGTTTCCATACACATGATTGATCTCGGCAAGGAACTGAGTGAACGTACATGCGGCTTAGATGAGGGAGGAATCTGTACATGTGAAGGTGTGTGCAGTAAATACATAGGATTTGCAGGCCTTGGTAAATCCGAGGGCAAATTTAATTATACGAATGATTTTGGCGGCGAGCTTGGCAGGAAAATCGGACAGCAAAACACACTTGATTTGATGAGGGAAGTAGACAATATACTCTGTGAATTTGGCGGTGATAGCATATATTCATATAGTACGAAAAATAAGAAGCTTTCAAGTAGGGGAAGTGATGCGGGCTTGAAGGTTCTTTCCACGGAGGTCCGTCATTTAGGAACACGCCTGGCGAGCGAGATTTTTCAGAAGATGTATGAGGTGCTGAAAAACCATGTAACCTTCAGTTTTGAAACCCGTGTCGAGTTCATATCAAAAAAGGGCGAGACCTTTCATTTAGAATCGACAAACGGTCAATTCACCACAGAAAAATTGGTGATCGGCACAGGAATGAGTGGAAGCAAATGGCTCAAGGAACAAACAGCATCCCTTGGTCTATTTCCGGGGAAGACGCGTCTGGATATGGGGATTCGCGTAGAAATGAAGGGTGACCAGCTTCAATCGATACTACAAGATACGTTTGAAACAAAGCTGCAAATCGAAAGGGATTCATTCAGTGCCACAACCTATTGTATGAATCCTCAAGGGAGGATTATCCGGAAGCACCAGCATGGATTAGTGATGCCGGACGGACAAAATGCACGTGAAGAGGATACACCGAGTGCGAACCTGAACTTCAGCTTATTTGTTCCGCGTTATTTTCAATCCCATGATGAGGCAATGAAGTATGCAGGGGACATCATAGGTGGAATCAATCAAGGACGGGGGAGGATTGTCGTTCAGAGATTGAAGGACTTTAATCTCCATAGACGTACTGAATCGTTGGAGGGGAATGTGATAGGTCCGTCCCTCGATGCGGAATGCGGAAATGTGCGAGAAGAGGTCCCGGAGTTGTATGGGATGGCGCTTACCCAGTTTTTGGGTTCTCTGGAAACTCTTATTGGGGAACCGATCCACCCTGATACGCTTCTGTACGGTTTGGATGCGAAATTTCATGAACCAAAATTACCGACGGATGAGAACTTTGAAACGGATATTTCAAATCTGTTTTTGATTGGTGATTGTTCTGGAGAAACCCATTCCCTTTCCCAGGCATCGGCAAGCGGAATTTATGTAGGTAATTATCTGGGGATATCCTTCCAATAA